In Desulfomonile tiedjei, the DNA window CCTTTTTTCCCGTAGCTCGTCAGTTCACGGGCCACTGCAATCACGTCCGTTTCTTTCACCCCTGCGATCTCAGCCCATTCTTTCAGGCTGCGCTGTTGGGAAGATTCGAGAAGCACTTGCAGACCACTCTTTACAACGGTGCCGTCCGGTAGCTTCGTGTCAACGAAGAGATCGCCATAAACAGGGCTCTTAGTGTCATTCGGATCGAATGCCACCGGCTTTCCCTGAACCGTGGCAAGGAGGAACTTCTCCTGGTAGTCCTTGCCGTCTTTTGTCTTCCGAGTCTCGGGTTGAGCTAAGGCCGCGTCCGTGGCTCTGACGAACTTCCCCGGCTTGCCGTCTTTGATCTCCACCAGCCATGTGGCGTTGCACCAACTGTTTTCTCCGGCCGCAAGAGCAGCGGCTTTGTTTGCACAGGAAAGGAATTTCGCGTCGTAGCGTTTGTTTTCGATTATCCATCGGATCATGCCTGCAGCGAGCGCGGCATCGGTTCCCGGTTTCAGTGGCAGCCACTTCCATGCTTTGGATGCGAGCTTGCTGAACCTCGGGTCTGCTACCGCGATCTTGGTGTAACCGCTGACGAGGTTGCCGGTGAGTCTTACCGCGCGGTTGGGAGGGCCGTAATTGGCTTCAAAAAGGTTAGCCCCCACAAAAAATATGAAGCGGCTGTTCTCAGTGTCTGCCTGCCAGTAAAATTTCTTTCCGTCAGTGAATTTTCCGTCCACATATTGTTCGCTGATGGCCTTGCAAGTGAAATACAGAGACCCTTGACAAACGGTGGTGTGACCGTGAGCGTTGGTGGTGCCTAGGCCTTCGGCCAAACGCTTGTACAATTCGGCTCGTCCTCCCTTGAGCCGGCCCCAGGCCAAGACAATCTGATTGTTGCGGGGCCCCAGGTCCGGATGGTTCGGATCGATGAGCTTGTCCAGATGTTCAGCGTGCTTGGCCTTAAATTCTTCAACCAGCGCTTTCTTTTTGTCCTTATCCTTTTCGTCCAAAATGGCCTTTACGTCAGTGGCCATTGCCTTTGAGACCTTGGGATCAGTGAGAGTTCGGAGCCTTGCCAGACCTTCAATCTCACGGCTTTCCTCGCCGGGTACCTTGGCAAATAGTTTTCCGCCTTCGCAAATCTCCTGGACCGCTTGCTCAAATGGTACGGCCACCCACTTGTTCTCCCCTCGTTTCCCTGCGCGTTTCAGCACTTTGCGAATTCGATAGGGATCATAAGCGCTCTGGAGACCTGACTGGCCCTTGGGACAGATGGACCCGTCCACCGGCGCGGCCTCTTCCGGATGGGTGCTGTAAGGCAAGTGAGGTAGCAGTGTCCATGGATTGTAAGGATTGCCGTCAATTTTTGTTATTACCCCATTCTGCTGCTTGCATGAGATTCCGCAGCCGGTGTTACATTGTAAGCACGCGGAATAGATCATGTTTGCGGGTTTAACCAGATCATAGGATGCGTCGGGCCGGCTGCTGTTCATTACCGCATTAGGCTTTTGTGCGGTTGGAGCTGCCAACACCTTCGGAGCGGAAATGAGGAGCCCGCTTCCCAAGAGTGCCCCGCCGGCCAGGAATCCCCTCCTGTTCGTTATCTTTGTGTTTTTATTGCTCATTATTCACCTCACGCCTTCTGTTCCGAGCTGGAAGCTAAAGTTTGGCTCAGTCTGATTCCCGCGTAAAAGATCGCCATGCCGACAGCCACCATGAAAAAGCCAACCAAGTACTCCATCAGTGTCGGGTGGTAGCTGTATTGGAGGCGCTGATCCTGAAATGCTTGTTGGAGACCGGGAATCTGCCCGCTGATCTGGCCGGGAACAAGAATGCACATTCGGGCTGCAGCAAAGCCTACAGTTGCGAGAAAAGCCCCAAGAGCCCACAGTCTCTTCTGTGTCGAGGCAAAAAGTGCCAAAGGAACGAGTACCCCAAACAGCAGGTGAAGTAGCCAAAAAACTTGCCAATAGCCACCAAAGAGCAAAAAGGCCACGTTCGGTGAGTGCTGTCCCGGATTCCAGAGCACGATGGAGAACTCAGCAAATTCAAATGCCAGATAAACCAGCATCGCAGTCACAGCAATGGTACGCAGCCACCGGAGAGCGTTTTCGTTACCGGTTTGATCGCCCGCAGCTTGTCCAAGCAGCACCCTGACGATCAAGAGTCCAGCCGCGCCTAGCGCAATGGCGGACGCCAGAAACAGTACCGATAGAATGGGACTGTGCCAAAACTCGTTTGTGCGCACCGCTTCGAAGAAAACGCCGCTTTGGCTCGGGAACAAGATGGACAACAATGCACCGACGACCAACAACGGCTTCAGCCACAGGGAGGCGCCCTTGAATGTGAGCAGCCAGCTAACCACCGCTATGATGATGAAAACATTGTACATCCAGGCATTGAAAGCCATCATACTAGTGAAAATAGGTGAAGTTAGGACCTTGAAAAGGCGTTCCGTGTGCCCGAGATCAAGCCCAACGCCGACAAAGGCTGGGATAATGGCTGAAACACTTAACACGATGGCGGTCCGCAATTCCGACAGCCTGCCAAATCCCGGCACGTCAAGGATATAGCCCACGGCTCCAATTATGAATGCGCCTCCTGAAATGCCTATTGCGAGAAAATAGAGTCCGATCCACAGGCCCCAGGGCACGTACGATCCGTAGCCCGCGGCCAAATGGCCGGAAGTAAATCGCTGGGCGACGCCTATAACGCCCCCGACTATTAGGATTGACCAGATGACCCAAAGAATTTTGGTCCACGGAGAGTTGGAAGCACCGTGTCCCGGATTTGGGGCTGAAAGTGTCACATTGGTCATGGCGCTGTACTCTCCTTTCATACGATGTAGTAGCACTGAGGATTATTCCCCAGGTGCGGGAGAAGTGTCTGAAAATTGTTTTTGGTCACCAATTCCACTACCAGGCTTTCGGGGTCGTTAGAATCTCCGAAATACGTGGCACGTCCGATACAGGTCGTCACACACATCGGAAGTTGCCCCACTTCCAGACGGTGCAGGCAGAAATGGCATTTTCGAGCATTACCTACCGGCGAACCATGATCCTTTCGATTCCAATTCTTCGCATATTCATTGCTCGGCTCGAATTCCCATGAAGCAGGTGATCCTTCCAGCGGCCGATCCTTCCCCGAGGAATCGCCCGCGGCCTCACCGGCTGAATAGTATCTGCCGAAATCGGAAGTCCTTGCGCCGTAAGGACAGGCATTGAGGCAGTACCTGCACCCTATACATTTGTCATAATCGATAGCCACAACCCCGTCGGGTCGTTTCCAGGTGGCGTTTACCGGACAAACCGGCACGCACGAAGGGTTCTCGCATTGCATACAGGGTCGTGGAAGAAAGCGAATCTGCACGTTGGGATATTCACCGAATTCCCGGATGACCACCGGCCGGTAGACCACGCCCGGCGGCAGTTTGTTTTCGGCGACACAGCCAATGGTGCAGGCGTGGCAGCCGATGCACTTGCGAACGTCAATAACCATTGTCCAGCGTCTCTTTTCGACCGGCTTAGCCATGGCTTTTACCAACTCACGCTGCATTCGCACGTGCACATCCTCGTAATCCTGGGGTTTCAGTTTTTTCAACACGGTCAGATTGCGCACGGTAGCCTCGCCGGTCGGATCTTGCGGAGGTGAAGGCAAACGGTCCTTCACCACCACTCCAACGCCGACGGCTGCTGCTCCACCGACTAGTCCTCCGGTAAGAAGGAATTCTCTTCGCTCCATGATTTTGTCCAATTTCTTCATCTGTGCATCTCCTAGTCTCCATCAAGGAATGGGTCTCCGAAACCTTGTTTCTGCGCATCGCCGGCAAGCGTTTGAAGCAGGCGGCAGATCGCGAACGATGCTTTTTAGCAGGTACATCAATTCTTCGGTGTCCACCGGCTTGGAAATGCAGGCGAAAAGGTATGAACTGATGGCCTCCCCTAATTCGGGATGAAAAGGCAAACTGGAAATCCCTATAATTTGCAGAGCAGGACGCTTCCTCTTGAGATTCCTGAGCACACGGTTGCTGACCGACGCTTTGTCAAGATCCAGGATTACCACCAACCGATCCTTTTCCTGGCCGAGCTTTTCCAGATCCGAAATCGAACGGTATCGCAGCACCTGGAAACCGTTCGCCTCAAGGGTCGTCGCCAGCTCAGAGGACTGCTTTTTGCTGGTGCCAACCAAAATGATCGGTTGGTTCAAAATTATTCTCCCCGCGCGATTCTGGAGCATGCCTTGCGAAAGGGATGCCAATTCTGGAAGATGCATTCAGAATCCCGAATCGTAGACAGCCCATGAGAACGGAGAGGGGCTATCATCCTGAAATAGCTAGCTAAGTTAATTGGGAAATGCGACGACGTGTAACGAGAATGGGCAATGGCCTCTCGCTGCGGGGAAATGAAAGGCGGGGAGGGATGTTCCGATTCGGAACACAAAAGAGACTTTATGTAGATAATATAGTGATATAAGTTAGATGCAGTGTCCCGAAAGTGTGCACAATCCCTGTGCGGTACAGAGAGATAGGATGCTACTGCAAGGTTGGCTTAACGATATGGTACTTTCTGAGCTTAGAGTACAGGGTTGTACGCCCAATGCCGAGGCGGCGAGCGGCCTTCTTTTTGTCCCAATTGGTCTCTTCCAGTGTCCGCTCAATCAGTGCGCGTTCGCTTTCCACCATGAGCGGCAGATCGTTCGAGGGACTAGGCCTTGAGTGGCCCCGAAGTGCTGCGGGGAGGTCTGAGGTTTCAATACGGCGCCCTTTGGCAAGGACCACTGAGTGCTCTACCGTGTTTTCCAGTTCTCTGACGTTTCCCGGCCAGCCGTGATCGAGCAGAATACGCATGGATTCGGGGCTGAACTCCTCGATGCTCTTGCCCTGGTCCGTAGCGAACTTCTTCAGAAAACCGTTTGCAAGCAAAGGAATGTCATTGGGGCGATTTCTAAGTGGAGGCAAACTGATCGGGATGACGTTCAACCTGTAGTAGAGATCCTCTCGAAAGCTTCCCTTTTGCACTTCCTTGACCAGGTCCTTGTTGGTGGCCGCTAGAATTCTGACGTTGACCTTTAGTGTGCGCTCACCGCCTACGCGTTCAAAACTTTGCGTTTGGAGGACTCTCAGAAGCTTTATTTGGCTGGAGGGGGGGACCTCTCCGATTTCATCCAAAAAGACCGTGCCGCCGTCAGCCTGCTCGAAACGTCCCGCACGCTGTCGGATGGCTCCGGTAAAGGCCCCTTTCTCGTGGCCGAACAACTCACTTTCGAGAAGACTGTCCGGATACGCGGAACAGTTGATCACCACAAAACTATTGTGCCTTCTCTCACTCTGTTGATGTATGGCCCTTGCAACAAGTTCTTTACCTGTACCGCTCTCACCCTGAATGAGAACAGTGGCGTCAGTCGGAGCGATATCTTGAATCAGCCTGTAGACCACCTGCATCTTGGGGTCCTTGCCGATTATCCCGCAGAATTCAGCGGTATTTTCTATCCTTGCCCGGAATTCGCTTATGGACTGCTCGTGCAGGACGGCCCGCCTGATAACCCCAGACGCCTGGGTAAGGATCAGACCCACTAGTTCAATGTCCTTTGGTTCGCACTCGCAGTCTCCGGGGCAAGCGATCACAAGGCCTCCGAGGATTTGAGTCTCTCCCGTCAAAGGAGCAAGCACCTGTTGGGGGGAGAACCGGAAAGATTCCGGAACCAAGGGGGGTCGAAAAATGGACCGACCAAAGACAGTGCAGCCACTGGCGCTTTGGAGGGGCTCCGCAGCAGAGTCTATTATTTTGGGGTCGTTGACCATTTTGACATGATCCTCCGACACGGAAAAAAGCGCCGTCCGGTCTTCGTTTAGCAGGATCAGAACCATTTGCTTGCATATCAGTATCTTTTGAAATCTTTTTATAAGCGCCGGACCGATTTCATTAACGGTGGGTAGGGCGCCAATTTCTCGAACAATTTCACAGAAGGTCCTGGTCTGGTTGTGACTGCGCTCCAGTTCTTTGGCTTTCCGTTCGAGGCGGCGAGTGTAGTCCTTCAACCGTGTGACCATTTGATTGAAAGAAGAAGCCAGCGTTCCGACTTCATCCTGACCCTTTATATCCACCGTAATGTCAAGCTCGCCCCTGTCTATTTTCTGCGTGGCCCGCGCGAGTTTGGACAGGGGCAATGTGATTCGCCGCACGAAAACAAGACTACCAATCACGGCCAGCAATAGAATCCCAAGAGTAACCAGGCTCATCTGGATCCAAAGCCGAGTGACTTGCTCTCTGAAAGGTTTTTCTGAGAAACCCAGACGGAGCACACCGGCCCGGCCCGAAAAGATCGGCCAGGCAATATCCAGGTAGTGGTCACCTACCGTGGAGACGAGGCTCCGCAATTCTCCTTGATCCTGGGAAATCGCCCGGTTTGCGTCTATCAGCTCGGCAGGAACGCCCTTGGTGAACGTGTGGGCCAGGACTCTGCCGTCTCTGTAAACGAAAAGGTATGCCAAAGATGGATTGCTCCGCATCTGGTGGTCCAACATCTTTTGCAGTGACACCAGGTCGTTGATCAAGATCTTTTCCGTTGCTTCAAGCGCCACCGCATGCGCGAGGCTTTCCGCCTGCCCCGTGATTGCTGTACGGAGACTGTCTCCATAACGCTGGGTGACCAACAAAGAGATGAGGAGGCCACTGCCGGTTACAAGAGCAAAGACTGCTATGAGCAATCTGCCACCAAGGCTTTTCATTCCCATGGGAGCCTCTTCAACGTGGTGCAGTTTTGCGCGACATTTCTCTGATGCCTTCGTACCAATCATCGCTGGGTTCGATGAATCGGTCAATCATGAGCTGATCGAGGATTCTTCTGCCTTTGACATCCTGGTGCATCGAAAACAGCAGTTTGCGGATTTGCCCCTTGGCTTCGGCGGGCAGGTTCTTTGATGCAACCAGCGGAGGGGTGCCATACGGGGCGGACTTGCGTATCACCCGAGTCGAGTTCGTTATCGCCGGGTTTCTCCGGTTATAGAAATCCCAGATCAGACCGTCGACAGACGCCCCATCCACCATGCCCTTTGCTACTGCCATAATGGAATTATCGTGACTGTAAGTGTAAATGGTCTGCCCAAAAAATGTCTCCGGGCGTTCTCCCAGTTCCTCGAGCCAATTGGTGGGGACCAATCTGCCCGTGTTGGAATCCGGGTCGGTGAAGGCAAAAGTCTTTCCTCGAAGATCCTCCAGATCCTTGAACGAACTCCTCTCATTAACCATCAAGTAAGCATGATAGAAATGACTTCCATTGATTTCCGGTGTTGCCAAAAGCTCTAAACCGTATTTGTCCTTCTCCAAGGCATACGGGCCCGAGCAAAGAAAAGCGAAGTCGATCTCGCCTTTCCCCAGGAGTTCATTAATTTCACCGTAAGTCTTTCGTTGAACGAGCAGGACTTCTCGATTCAGTTTCTCTCCTATATACTCCAGCATCTCCCTATAATGAACGAACGTCTCTTTGGGAGATATCATTGCCGCTACCGCTACCCTCAGGTGTTTTGAGTCGGTTGAAGGCGTTTCAGGCCGAGCCACATCTATGGTTTTTCCAAAGTCAACGAGCCGAGAGTCACCATCGCTTGTACAACCAGCCAGGAAGAGGAAAGAAATGATTATCAGGGGAATTTGCATTTGTCGCCTGTGAGCCTGAACCAGAGCTGTCGACCGAAGCCGAGAGAAACCCATAGTCAAAACCTCATAAACAACTAACATGGCGACATCTGAAAACAGTTTACGGCTCATGCTTCAACTGGTCAAGGACCGGTGCGGGCCGATGCCTTACTATCGTCGCATCGCGATCGTAGCCGGATTGCCTTGAGTTGCTGCGATATGGCTTGTCCATCAGTCTTGCTCGTGATATTCTCTAGTTAGCATAATTGAACTGACGTTAATCAAAGTGATAGAGATTAATTAAGAAACCTTACAGTTATTTGCGATTCAACAGCCATTTTGGTTTCGGGAAACATAGTAACAGCAAGATTCCTTTCCAGACAAACCGGACCCCACGATTGGAGTAATTGCTATGGGCGCAGTCTTGGCAGCACTCTATGTTTTGGTGGCTCTCAGTCCTCTTTTGGTTGTGGCCGCTCTATGGATGAAGGGCGAAATGTCCCTCATGCACGAGACCGGCACGAGCGCCGCGCTTGCCGCGTACGCGATCATCGCGCTGCAACCGGTCCTTGTCGCTCGATGGAAGTGCCTGGAGCGGCCTTTCGGCATGGACATCATGTCCCGGTTCCACAAATATATGGGGGTCTTTGCTCTTGCGCTGCTTTTGACTCACCCGCCGCTGATGGCTTATGGCGGGGCAGGATTGGGATTGCTCTATAGCTTGGAACAGCCCTGGTATGTGCTGCTGGGCAAAGCGCTACTGCTAATATTGATCGTTCACGTGTTATTGAGCGTCTTTTCAAAAAATCTCGGGTTGACCTTCGAGAAATGGCGACGGGTCCACAATGTCCTGGGAGTCGCAGTTCTTTCAGTGGCATTCGTTCACAGCTTGGGAGCCGGATACGACCTGGGCCCGCCCGCTTTGCGAATCCTCTGGGTTGCTCTCCTCGGGCTGACCGCCTGCGCGTACATAGACCACAAGATACTGAAGCCAAAACGTTTACGCCAACGTCCCTATCAGGTGGTAAGTGTGGATCGGGAAACCCACAACGTGTGGACAGTTAGGCTTACACCTCCGGAAGGGGAACGGATCCATGACTATCATCCCGGCCAGTTCCACTTCCTGACCTTTCAACGATCGGGTGGGCTGCCAGTCGAGGAGCACCACTGGACCATTTCCTCGACTCCTACAAACAAAGACTTCATAAGCTCGACAATAAAGGAATCCGGTGACTTTACCGCCACCATAGGCAAGACGCGAATAGGCGATAGCGCCTTGGTTGAGGGGCCGTTCGGGCGGTTCTGCTATACCCTTTATCCGGAAGACAAGGAGTTCGTTTTCATCGCAGGCGGGATCGGAATTACACCTCTCATGAGCATGATTCGCCACATGCGAGACACGAGAAAAGAGGTTGACGTTCTGCTGCTGTACGCGAATAGAACGGAAAAGGACATCGCATTTAGGGCTGAACTGGCCGAAATCGAAATCGGCTCATGGCCTCGACTGAGGGTAATCCATATTTTGAGCCAACCGGAAGCTGACTGGACAGGCGAATCCGGCCGCGTTGGCAGCGACAAACTTACCCGTTTGTTGGGAGGCACTGGAGAACAGACAGCGTACTACATTTGCGCGCCGCCACCGATGGCCAAAATTGTCATCCAGGATCTCCTTTCCATGGGAGTGCCTTATTCACGCATGCGCACCGAGGAGTTCTCGCTTTAAGCTGCAAAACGGAAACTGGAAATCAGGAGACCGCCGTGAGAATCAGAAAGCTGAAAATTTTTACCGTGTTCTTTGTAATCCTTGTAGTCATCGCCGTTTACGGATTAGCACTTCTAAGGACTTACGTGTTCAAGCCTCCACCATCGAGTTCAGCCGCACCCCCTGCTACTGTGGCGACCGCCACCCTCGGTTGTTCGCCTGAGGTCTTTCGCGACGAAGGCATGGCATGCTCGGGCAACAAGACGACGTAGGCTGAGGCAGAACGGTAAGACAACTAATTAGCTTGGTTTCCCGTGCATGTACCATTTCAGGTGATCATAGGTCTGGTACCCGAGCCGCACATAAATCGGCTCCCCGTAAGAACTGGCCTGCAAGGTGACTGCCGAGGCGCCACGATCAAAACCCGCATTTGTGGCAAGGCGAGTGCTAATTGTCGCTAATCCGGTCCGTTCGGCATCAGGGACCGTTCCGACCCAATAAATGCCCGCTCCCTTACCGCTGAAAATTGTTAAAGCTGTTGAAACAGGCCTGTTTTCCCGATAAAGAACATATCCCGTTACGTTGGGCGATGACAAAAGCTTGGAAGGGTTTCCGTACGTTGCGGTAATCGCTTTCGGCGGGGCGCCGAACACCCGATACGCCTCGGAGTTGATGGATATAGCATCTCGGACATGTTGTTCTGCTGTGATACTCTCTATGCGGATACTGTCAGGTGAATCCACTGACTGGAATGGTTTGGTAATCAGCATGCAAGGAGTGTCGGACAGAAGCCTCAAACCGCTTGTTTGGCAAAGCAAATCCAAATCTTCATCCTGACCGGTGCGTACGAACAGGATGAATCCCCGACCACGTGAGCCAAAGAATTCTCGCGCTCGATCCAGAACTTGTTGGGCCGATAATGCCCCATCAGTGCGGACCAAGCAATTTTGATACGGAAACGGAAGCGAGGTGGCTCCGGCCAATAATAGCAGTCCGTGTTCCTCTATGCACTCGCACCGGTCCTGCCAACGGGCGTGTTCACGGATTGATTCAATGAAATTATCGTCGGCCAACGATTGGAGATTTCTGTCCATCCAAATCCTCCCCATTGTGTCAACGGGAACCTGTTGATATTGGCAAAAATGACACAACGAGGCGGTCAATTCAAGTTGGCAATCGCAGGGTCCTGGAAGGTTCCGCAACTTCTCCGGGACATCCGGCAGTTTGTACCAGTTCGCTATTATTTTTGTAAAATACGTTTGTGAGCTGTCATTGCGAGAAGCGAAGCGACGAAGCAATCTCTCACCGCTGAGATTGCTTCGGGCTTGACGCCCTCGCAATGACAACAGTCGGGAATGTTGTATTTTTTATAGCGAATCGGTATTAGCACCAAGGGGTTCTTCTTCAATCGCCCAACGACCGGGATTTATGGCTTAGAGGCTTTTGCGGCTTCTTCAACACCGCTATGCCCCTCCTCGACCTTTCCGTGACCTTTCATCATCATTTCTTGGCCCGATTCAGCCTTGCTCTTGTCCTTCATCATCATCATTCCCTGGTGCATTATTTTGGAGCCTTCCATCATCTTCATGCAGGACTCCATCATCTTTTTCATGTTGCCCATCATTTCAGGCTTCTTTGCCATCATGTCTTGGGCACCGGACATGGTCTTGTCCGCTTCCTCCATCATCTTGGAGCCATCCGCGATCATTTGCTCGGCTTTTGGAACGTCCTTATTCTCTTTCATCATTTTCATAGCTTCGCGCATCATGGCGGCCCCTTTCATCATTTTTCTGGAGCTGTCCATAATCATGTTTTGGGGATTGGCCACCTGTTCTGTTGGCGCGCCTTTGGATTCACTCTGGGCCACTGCCGGGACATGGGTTCCCAAGACAATTGCCACACAGAAAAAGAGAACCCCCAGAATCGACACAGCGCTTTTCAATCGAGCCTTCATCGGAATTACCTTCCCTTCTGATACTATTTGTCCTCTAGGACAAATCTGATATGGACACGTTCCATCATGTGGGAACGCGGCCGCTATTGAGGCCCCAGGGATTTCGTGCTAGGAAGGGTCGGACGAATTCATAATTTACCGGAGGTTAACAAAATGTATCGGCTCGCGGTTTTTACAATTTTTTTGATCCTTTGGCCGGCCTCCAGCATGGTACTAGCGGAACAATGGCTCTTGGTGAAGGACAAGGCCGGTGTGTGCAAAATCATGAAAACAAAACGCGGCACCCCCACCATCATCGGCGGACCGTACTCCAGCGAAGAAGATGCACGCAAGGCTATGAAGGCGGCGGATTGCAAAGAGATTGAGAAAAAATCCGGCGAGAAGTGACCGATAGGCTGACCAGGAACCGATATGCTTTTAGCGGACCTTTTAAGGACATCATTGGCGCAGGTTGTGAGAAATCAACGCCGATACAGGGGGGTGTCGCTGAATATAGCGCTTGGGGTTGCCGGGCTCATAACGGTCATGACCATGGGTGACGCCATTGAGAAGAAAGTCGCCACCAATCTGGAACTACTCGGAAGAGCCACCATCATAAAAGCGAACTGGGATTTTGATAAGAAGACCCGATGGCACCACGGTCAGTTCAGGCCTCAGGACCTCGAAGATTTAAGGAAGCTGAGCCGGGCGTCGGAGACGACGGGGTTTGTGCAAAAGTGTGACCAGACGCTGACGTTCAAGCAGGCCAAAATGCAGGGACAGCTAATGGGGGTCGAATCCGGCTTTTTTGCTGCCCTTCACATGGCCTTTTCCGAGGGTCGTGAGATCACCGAAGAAGAGGTCTCCACGCGCAAGAATGTCTGTGTGATAGGAACTCGAATTAGGGATGACTTGCTGAACGGCCTGGACAAGGCGCTGGATCAAGCCATATGGCTTGAAGGAAAGCTTTTTCGGGTAGTCGGAGTGCTTGGAGGAGTTGAAGACACCGAGCACAGCCGAACATTGTTTGTGCCCATTACGGTCGCCTGGGGTCATTTCTCCGCGGAGCCCTCTATCAATGGGATCTACGTGAAGGCAGTGAACTGGCACGAGGTTTCTAGGCTGAGCGACGATGTTTTTAATACCTTGGCGCGGAATCATGCCGGTTACGTTGACGG includes these proteins:
- a CDS encoding molybdopterin-dependent oxidoreductase, whose amino-acid sequence is MSNKNTKITNRRGFLAGGALLGSGLLISAPKVLAAPTAQKPNAVMNSSRPDASYDLVKPANMIYSACLQCNTGCGISCKQQNGVITKIDGNPYNPWTLLPHLPYSTHPEEAAPVDGSICPKGQSGLQSAYDPYRIRKVLKRAGKRGENKWVAVPFEQAVQEICEGGKLFAKVPGEESREIEGLARLRTLTDPKVSKAMATDVKAILDEKDKDKKKALVEEFKAKHAEHLDKLIDPNHPDLGPRNNQIVLAWGRLKGGRAELYKRLAEGLGTTNAHGHTTVCQGSLYFTCKAISEQYVDGKFTDGKKFYWQADTENSRFIFFVGANLFEANYGPPNRAVRLTGNLVSGYTKIAVADPRFSKLASKAWKWLPLKPGTDAALAAGMIRWIIENKRYDAKFLSCANKAAALAAGENSWCNATWLVEIKDGKPGKFVRATDAALAQPETRKTKDGKDYQEKFLLATVQGKPVAFDPNDTKSPVYGDLFVDTKLPDGTVVKSGLQVLLESSQQRSLKEWAEIAGVKETDVIAVARELTSYGKKGAVDIHRGPAQHTNGFYNVLSWMTVNMLLGNFDAKGGMIKASTYDYMGKGKLYDLAAQPGKTGAFGISSIRHGVDYEKTTLFSGYPAKRNWYPLSSDIYEEIIPSIGDAYPYPVKALFLYMGAPTYSLPAGDTNIKILCDTAKVPLFVTNDILIGSTSMYADYVFPDLSFLERWEFQGSHPCVPNKVQPVRQPAMAPIPENCTVYGQSVPMSFEAMILAIAERLELPGFGADAFGKGLDLKHPDDFYIRALANLAFGEKPDGSEAVPDTDENEMKIFREARRYLPTGVFEETRWKKIAGEKLWPKVVYVLNRGGRFEDWAKGYKGDRVAHPYGALLNLYQEKTASTIHAGTGKKNAGYATFVPIRDYLGREPNELRKGHDLALITHRTISQCKSRTVVDQWLTPIMPENGVLLNPEDAKRLGLKQDQPVKIVSASNPSGEWDLGAGNKKPMIGKVVLTHTVRPGVVSFALGFGHWATGAADVTIDGKVIRRDPRRAAGIHANAAMWIDPALKNTCMVDPVGGSVSFYDTTVKLIPVNS
- the nrfD gene encoding polysulfide reductase NrfD codes for the protein MTNVTLSAPNPGHGASNSPWTKILWVIWSILIVGGVIGVAQRFTSGHLAAGYGSYVPWGLWIGLYFLAIGISGGAFIIGAVGYILDVPGFGRLSELRTAIVLSVSAIIPAFVGVGLDLGHTERLFKVLTSPIFTSMMAFNAWMYNVFIIIAVVSWLLTFKGASLWLKPLLVVGALLSILFPSQSGVFFEAVRTNEFWHSPILSVLFLASAIALGAAGLLIVRVLLGQAAGDQTGNENALRWLRTIAVTAMLVYLAFEFAEFSIVLWNPGQHSPNVAFLLFGGYWQVFWLLHLLFGVLVPLALFASTQKRLWALGAFLATVGFAAARMCILVPGQISGQIPGLQQAFQDQRLQYSYHPTLMEYLVGFFMVAVGMAIFYAGIRLSQTLASSSEQKA
- a CDS encoding 4Fe-4S dicluster domain-containing protein; this translates as MERREFLLTGGLVGGAAAVGVGVVVKDRLPSPPQDPTGEATVRNLTVLKKLKPQDYEDVHVRMQRELVKAMAKPVEKRRWTMVIDVRKCIGCHACTIGCVAENKLPPGVVYRPVVIREFGEYPNVQIRFLPRPCMQCENPSCVPVCPVNATWKRPDGVVAIDYDKCIGCRYCLNACPYGARTSDFGRYYSAGEAAGDSSGKDRPLEGSPASWEFEPSNEYAKNWNRKDHGSPVGNARKCHFCLHRLEVGQLPMCVTTCIGRATYFGDSNDPESLVVELVTKNNFQTLLPHLGNNPQCYYIV
- a CDS encoding response regulator, with protein sequence MNQPIILVGTSKKQSSELATTLEANGFQVLRYRSISDLEKLGQEKDRLVVILDLDKASVSNRVLRNLKRKRPALQIIGISSLPFHPELGEAISSYLFACISKPVDTEELMYLLKSIVRDLPPASNACRRCAETRFRRPIP
- a CDS encoding sigma 54-interacting transcriptional regulator; this translates as MKSLGGRLLIAVFALVTGSGLLISLLVTQRYGDSLRTAITGQAESLAHAVALEATEKILINDLVSLQKMLDHQMRSNPSLAYLFVYRDGRVLAHTFTKGVPAELIDANRAISQDQGELRSLVSTVGDHYLDIAWPIFSGRAGVLRLGFSEKPFREQVTRLWIQMSLVTLGILLLAVIGSLVFVRRITLPLSKLARATQKIDRGELDITVDIKGQDEVGTLASSFNQMVTRLKDYTRRLERKAKELERSHNQTRTFCEIVREIGALPTVNEIGPALIKRFQKILICKQMVLILLNEDRTALFSVSEDHVKMVNDPKIIDSAAEPLQSASGCTVFGRSIFRPPLVPESFRFSPQQVLAPLTGETQILGGLVIACPGDCECEPKDIELVGLILTQASGVIRRAVLHEQSISEFRARIENTAEFCGIIGKDPKMQVVYRLIQDIAPTDATVLIQGESGTGKELVARAIHQQSERRHNSFVVINCSAYPDSLLESELFGHEKGAFTGAIRQRAGRFEQADGGTVFLDEIGEVPPSSQIKLLRVLQTQSFERVGGERTLKVNVRILAATNKDLVKEVQKGSFREDLYYRLNVIPISLPPLRNRPNDIPLLANGFLKKFATDQGKSIEEFSPESMRILLDHGWPGNVRELENTVEHSVVLAKGRRIETSDLPAALRGHSRPSPSNDLPLMVESERALIERTLEETNWDKKKAARRLGIGRTTLYSKLRKYHIVKPTLQ
- the phnD gene encoding phosphate/phosphite/phosphonate ABC transporter substrate-binding protein gives rise to the protein MGFSRLRSTALVQAHRRQMQIPLIIISFLFLAGCTSDGDSRLVDFGKTIDVARPETPSTDSKHLRVAVAAMISPKETFVHYREMLEYIGEKLNREVLLVQRKTYGEINELLGKGEIDFAFLCSGPYALEKDKYGLELLATPEINGSHFYHAYLMVNERSSFKDLEDLRGKTFAFTDPDSNTGRLVPTNWLEELGERPETFFGQTIYTYSHDNSIMAVAKGMVDGASVDGLIWDFYNRRNPAITNSTRVIRKSAPYGTPPLVASKNLPAEAKGQIRKLLFSMHQDVKGRRILDQLMIDRFIEPSDDWYEGIREMSRKTAPR